Part of the Sphingobacterium sp. LZ7M1 genome, TTGACCACCTATACTTTGCCAAATATTCTGTCCATCCTTAATATCTTGTTCCGTAAAAATAGTTTCTCCAGATTCATCGACGATTTTTTCTGGAATTGGCGGGGAAACTTGGTAGATCTCATAACCGTAGTATAGCAGTACTGAAAATGACAATACTACCACGAGGATAAAGGCCCACCATAATTTTTTCTCTCTTTTCATTCTTTAAAGGCTTTAGCATGATAAGATGGTCCCATAGCTTGGGACCATCCAAAAAATTGTTTCAAACTATTCGGCTATGATCTTTCCTTTCATTACCGCAAGGTGACCAGGAAATGAACAGATGAAATCATAGGTTCCTGGGCTTTCAAGTGTAAAGTCGATTTTGCTTTCTTCGCCACCGCCAATTAAATTGGTATGGGCTAGAACATCAGCTGTTGCAGGGACATAGTCTGTAGCTTGTGCCTTTATTGCCTCTTCTCCGAACTTAATGGGGTCAGTACCTAGTTTCAAAACAACCAAGTTATGTCCCATCACTTCTTTTTTCATGGTACCAACGTGCTTTAATGTAAGACTGATTGGCTCCCCGGCTTTGACATGTAATTCATTTACATTGAACTGCATTTGATCGTTGCTTTCTACCACAATGGTATTTGAAGTTGCGGGAGCAGCAGATTCAGGCCCAGCTGCAGGAGCAGGAGTTTCGGTTGCTGTTGCTTCGGTAGCATGTGAACTGTGATCGGTAGAATCAGATTTAGGTTGTTCTGAATTGCCACATGAAGCTAAAAATAAGCATGAGCATAATGCAAGAGTTCCAATGTTAAAGGTAGTTTTCATATAATGTGTTTTGTATTTAAGACAAAATTGTCTTTTTTATCCCTTGAAAAAAATTCCAACGGTCACATTTTTCAGTGATGCTAGTAATATTTTACTTTTATTCAACATTTAAGACCTAGATTGAGGCCATAAGATTGCAGCGCAATAGGAGGATTGGGCCATGAAAAAACCTTCAGGAAATTCACTGAAGGTTTGATTAGAAAGAAGTATTTATATTTTTCTGAATTCCAAAGGTCATTTAAGGATTTATCCTGAGCAAATCTTGAATGCTTCTACCAGCAGCCTGAATTTGAACGGCAGAACTCTCGGGGATATATTTGATAAGGACATCAAAAGTAGCGTTCTCCCGAAATTTATTGAATTCAACAGAATTGGCTTGGCCAGATGCAAGGATTTCATTGCCTTCCCATATTAACTGCAAAAAATTGTTTTTAGTGTCGGTATTAAACCCCACTTTAAAAGGGGATATCCGGTACTTTAAATTGATAGTGGGACTAACATAGTCTACATACTCCCCATTTTTCACGAGTTCATTCCATTCATAACGGAAGTAATTTGAATAGAACACTCCATTATCAAGGATGGGATCATTGTATCTCCAATATATAAAGCTAATTCCTTTATTGATGTTGACATTTCCCAAATTAATTTCATTATTTAAATAAGAGAAATTGGGTTTGGTCACATCATAATCCTCCCCTTCTTTTGCAGGAAGGGAGAACTTCACATTTTTAATCAGGAAAACATGTACACCTGAATTTTGAGCACTGGCTAAGGGATATGATGCGCCCCAGTTATCAAGGTTCTTAGGTCCGTGGATGGTTAATGTCGATAGATTAAAATATAGGTCCCCAACTTTACCAATGTTCATGGTTGGGACAACATTTCCACTTAACAAATTCAATCCATCTTTTCCATTTTCTCCAGCTTCCCCCTGGTCCCCTTTTAATGAGGTGGGATTGCCCCATGAATTTGCTGTTTTTGGTCCATAGATATTAGTAAGTGCTAAGTCTATATAATAATCACCTAAATTTCCCAGATTTGCTGCCGGAGGAGTAGTTCCGCTAAGGACCTTAGTTCCGTCCTCTCCTTTGATTCCCACTTCGCCTTGTTCACCTTTATCACCTTTGTCACCTTTTGGCCCTTGCTCTCCATCTTTAGAGCAGCCTAACATTATGGAGAAAACCACAATGAAGAAAAGTATTCTGTTTTTCATGTTATTAATAGTTAGATAGATACAAATATAATAATTAGGATAAATAATTAATATTGGGATATTATATTTCCCTGAAGACATTTTCAATCATGCGTTTCATATTTAGTTCTGCCTCTAATCTTTTTCATTCTGTTATAATTAAATCCTATTTTTGCAGGCATGAATTATCTGATAGTAGGATTAGGAAATATTGGAAGGGAGTATGCTGATACTCGGCATAATATAGGTTTTATGGTTGCAGACGAACTGGCAAATCAGGCCGGCACGTCTTGGTCAACCTTGAAACATGCTTATTACACTGAATACAAGCAAAGAGGTCACAACGTTTTTGTGATCAAACCTACGACCTTCATGAACCTGAGCGGAAAAGCCGTAAACTATTGGATGCAAGAGCTGAAGGTACCTATCCAGAATGTCTTGGTCATTGTGGATGACTTGGCCATTCCTTTTGGATCATTGCGTATCAAACCTAAGGGATCTGCAGCTGGACACAATGGCCTGAAATCCATTGAAGGGTCGGTGGGCGGACAACATTATGCACGATTAAGATTCGGTATCGGAGATAATTATCCCAAAGGAAGACAGGTAGACTATGTATTGGGTCCTTTTGACAAGGAAGAACAACGGGAATTACCCGCGCTGATCGAACATTCCGTAAAAATGGTGAACAGCTTTATCAATATCGGAATTGAGCTGACCATGACTAACTTGAACACAAAATAAATCCCGGACTCTTCCAGATTCCCTAAAGACTTAGGCATTTTTTTCGTATATTATTAGCATATTTACGCGACATAAATTATGGATAGAATACGACCTTTCATTACCATTCCGATCATCTTGGTTTTCTTTATATGGGGATCGACGCAGGCATTTCATTTATTGAGTGCGGCATCAGATTGGGATGTTTTTGTGGGCGTTTGTTTGGCTCTCTTGCTGATTGCCATTCTCTATAAGTTCATTATGTATATCTTAAAAAAATAGACCAACCAATTTTATTTATGAAAAGAAATCTTATTGCTTTGGGGGCAACCCTTATTATCGCTTTGCTAGTTTGGATCATTTGCACGGAAAGGATTGACGCCGGATATGAAGGTATCAAGGTCAAACTCTATGGTTCTGAAAAAGGTGTTCAGGATGTCAGTCTTGTTACCGGAAGGGTTTGGTACAATCCAGTCACTGAGTCGATCTATGAGTTTCCAACCTATGTTCAGACAGTCAACTACGAGAACTTTACGGTAAATGCCAAGGATGGTTCTGTCTTTACGGTCGACCCTACCCTATCCCTTCGCGTATTGACAGGCAGCTCACCGAAGATCTTTACCAAATATAGAAGACCAGTGGACGAGATATTAAACATGACTTTGGTGAATCACATCAAGGATGTGTATAGGATCGAATTCAACAAATATTCCACGGATTCCATCATCAGCAATCGTGAGAAGTTTGAAAATGGTGTACAGGATAAAATGATCAAGTTTTTGGAGGGTGAAGGCTTTATCTTGGAGCAACTGACTTCAGGTATACAGTATCCTGAATCGATCACCCAAGCTATCAATGCCAAAAATGCCGCCATACAGAAGGCACAACAGGCTGAAAACGAGCTGAAGGTCGTGGAAGCGGATGCCAGAAAAATGATCGTCCAGGCAGAAGCTGAAGCCAAGGCCAATCAATTGAGGCAGCAGACCTTGTCACCATTGCTGATTCAACAGCAGTTTATTGAAAAATGGGACGGCTCGACACCGCTATATGGCAACAGCCCTGTGATCTTTAAGGAATTGAAATAATAAAAAGGCAGCCCTAGGGTTGCCTTTCTTGCCTGATTTGATTTAGTAAATAATAATATTTAATAAAAGTCTTTATTTGGATTTTGTCCCAATGATCACCACTCCCTTTTCACCTTTTTTCCCATATAAGGCTTTGCCTCCTTGTGGATCCAACTGGTTCAAATATTCTATTTGATTATTATCCAATTTGTCAATAGCTTTCTTATTGGCGATCTTTCCATCGATGACAACAAGCTTATCCTTTAGTCCATCTTTGGATAATGTTCCTCTAACCATGGCAGCTCCAGGTTTGCTATTTTGAGTATGTCCAGGATTACTTATGATTACTTGTGTTATCTCAGAGTCTGGCTCGCCTTTTACAGTCATTCTCGCAGGTTCAGAACCTGGTTCTCCTTTTACAGTTATTCTTGAAGGTCCAGAGGCAGGTTGGCCTTTAACGGTGATCCGAGGTTCGGAAACAAGTTTCCCAGAGAAAGTTGTTGATTGGAGATTGTTTTTCCTTGCAAATTCTTTTGTTGTGAACTTGATGGTTGGTTTCCCACCATTGGAATCCTTCATAATATGAACATTCTCCAATTCATTTGGGTTCAGTTTTTTATACTCATCGTGATTGGACTCTTTTTCATCAATGATAATTTTCGTGTCCTTTGGGATTCCTTGGAGCTGGACTTTTGTAATGACCTTTACAGGCACTGAGTCTGTATCAATAATATTATTCGCCTTCATACCTATAAATTCACCACTAAGCTCTTTGGGGCCTTGAGGACCTTTCCCATCGTCTTCTTTCTTGGTTTCGATAACAATTACTCCGTTTTTGGCCTCTTCACCATAACTTTTTGCATCAGCACCTATTAGAACCTTCGAACTTTTAATGGATTTAGGATTAATCGCGTCTATATTGAAGTTTATAGGTAATTTTTCACCATCAAGTATCACTAAAGGACGCTTACTCGGAGTTATATCAACAAAACGGATAGTTCCGCCAGACCTAGGCTTACCTTGAATATAGTCTGCAAATGCCCTGGTATTTATATCTTTGATGGAATCAAGGTATGTCGTATCTTTTCTAGGATGCTGAATCATGACCTTTTTGATCTGTTGATTGAGGTCAGTTTCATTCAAAGTGACCACGACACGTTCAATTTTTGCTTCTGCCTGGTTTACCGTAAAGGTAATACCGGCAATGATCAGGACGGGCAACAGGAATACATACTTTCCAAGTTGCAGTCGGGATGATCGTTTTTTGTTCATCATCATAATGCGCTTTTTTAAGGTTTTAAAATTAAACTGATTGCTGATGCCGACCGAAGCACCCTGCTTGGTGACATTCAGCAACGAGTATTGATAGGTCTGTCGGTCCACACCCTTATCCAGAACTTGTTGATCAGTCAAGAATTCTAGATTTTGACGTACGGCTTTGCGCATGTACCATACGAAGGGATTAAACCAACAGCACAACAACACTATTTCAAACAACAGAACATCGACGCTGTGATGGCCTTTCACATGTACCTGTTCGTGCTTGAAAATATCATATAGCTCCAGATCCTGGTGCTGCTCTTTGTGCAGATAGATTTTATTGAAGAAGGAAAACGGTGTGATCGGGAAAATGACATTCCTGAAGATATAATCTCGCCATTGAGATGGTTTAGAATGCCAATGGATACGCAATAAGCTTCCGAGCTGTATCAGCAGCCTGGTCAATAGGATCAATCCTCCTATGGCTAGCAAATAAACCAAAAGGTCGCTCAGGTAAAACCCTCCTTCTTCTTTACTGTCCTCCAACAATGGAAAGTATTCCATGATAATCCCCTGTGGGATTGTAATGCTCTTGGCAAACCACGCTTTGACGTCCAAGAACGGATAAACAAAGGCATAGATGCTCCCGAAGATAAAATAAACCCTATTGAGACGGTAGAAGGTGAGGTTCTTCAAAAGTACTTGGTACCCTAAATAGAATAAGGCCAGCAGCAGGTTTACTTGGATGATATAGGTCAGTAGAGCTTCCATGCGATTAGGATTTATTGTTCTTGATCATGTCCATGATTTCTTCCAATTCCTTTTGGCTTAGCTTCTCTTCTTTCACGAAGAAAGAAACCATTTCTTTATAGGAATTCCTGAAATAATCTCCTACAAAGGAATTCATGAATTTAGCTTTGTATTCCTCTGCATTTAATATGGGTTCATATCGCTTTGCATTGGCATATTTGACCGCCTTTACAAAGCCCTTCTTTTCTAGATTGCGGATAGTGGAAGCCAAGGTCGTGTAAGGCATCTCTTTGTCTTTCAAATTATCCAAAATCTCGCGGACAAATCCTCCGTTTAATTGCCAGATTGACAACATGGCTTCTTCTTCTTGTGCGGTCAGTTTTTCCATTGCTCTACGTATTTATCACTAAATTACGAACTTTTCGTAGACTTCCAAACTATTTAACATATTTTATCTGTTTGGCTCACTGGAAATGAACGGATTAGGCTGCCTATTTAGTTAAAAAAGGAGAATTAGGGCTATGCGAACAAAGATTTGTCCTGATTGGACAAGTAATCTAATTAATACACATAAATTGTCTTAAAATGACTGTTTTGTGTCATAATTATTCATATTATACATCTGAAAATAGAAATCAATTTTATACATTTGTAAGAATACGATAAAAGTATAAAACACAAATAATACAAGAAATTTGATTATGTCTGAAACTGCATCTATTAACTTAAATGGGTCTACATATGAAATGCCTGTTATCACAGGAACAGAAAATGAGAAAGCCCTAGATATTTCAAAATTAAGAGATTCTTCTGGATACATTACATTAGATCCAGGATTCAAAAACACAGGTTCTACAAAGAGCGCCATCACTTTCTTAGATGGAGAAAAAGGTATCCTTAGATATAGAGGATACGCGATTGAAGATTTAGCAGAAAAATCAACTTTCTTGGAAG contains:
- a CDS encoding prohibitin family protein, coding for MKRNLIALGATLIIALLVWIICTERIDAGYEGIKVKLYGSEKGVQDVSLVTGRVWYNPVTESIYEFPTYVQTVNYENFTVNAKDGSVFTVDPTLSLRVLTGSSPKIFTKYRRPVDEILNMTLVNHIKDVYRIEFNKYSTDSIISNREKFENGVQDKMIKFLEGEGFILEQLTSGIQYPESITQAINAKNAAIQKAQQAENELKVVEADARKMIVQAEAEAKANQLRQQTLSPLLIQQQFIEKWDGSTPLYGNSPVIFKELK
- the pth gene encoding aminoacyl-tRNA hydrolase, yielding MNYLIVGLGNIGREYADTRHNIGFMVADELANQAGTSWSTLKHAYYTEYKQRGHNVFVIKPTTFMNLSGKAVNYWMQELKVPIQNVLVIVDDLAIPFGSLRIKPKGSAAGHNGLKSIEGSVGGQHYARLRFGIGDNYPKGRQVDYVLGPFDKEEQRELPALIEHSVKMVNSFINIGIELTMTNLNTK
- a CDS encoding collagen-like protein, translating into MKNRILFFIVVFSIMLGCSKDGEQGPKGDKGDKGEQGEVGIKGEDGTKVLSGTTPPAANLGNLGDYYIDLALTNIYGPKTANSWGNPTSLKGDQGEAGENGKDGLNLLSGNVVPTMNIGKVGDLYFNLSTLTIHGPKNLDNWGASYPLASAQNSGVHVFLIKNVKFSLPAKEGEDYDVTKPNFSYLNNEINLGNVNINKGISFIYWRYNDPILDNGVFYSNYFRYEWNELVKNGEYVDYVSPTINLKYRISPFKVGFNTDTKNNFLQLIWEGNEILASGQANSVEFNKFRENATFDVLIKYIPESSAVQIQAAGRSIQDLLRINP
- a CDS encoding M56 family metallopeptidase; the protein is MEALLTYIIQVNLLLALFYLGYQVLLKNLTFYRLNRVYFIFGSIYAFVYPFLDVKAWFAKSITIPQGIIMEYFPLLEDSKEEGGFYLSDLLVYLLAIGGLILLTRLLIQLGSLLRIHWHSKPSQWRDYIFRNVIFPITPFSFFNKIYLHKEQHQDLELYDIFKHEQVHVKGHHSVDVLLFEIVLLCCWFNPFVWYMRKAVRQNLEFLTDQQVLDKGVDRQTYQYSLLNVTKQGASVGISNQFNFKTLKKRIMMMNKKRSSRLQLGKYVFLLPVLIIAGITFTVNQAEAKIERVVVTLNETDLNQQIKKVMIQHPRKDTTYLDSIKDINTRAFADYIQGKPRSGGTIRFVDITPSKRPLVILDGEKLPINFNIDAINPKSIKSSKVLIGADAKSYGEEAKNGVIVIETKKEDDGKGPQGPKELSGEFIGMKANNIIDTDSVPVKVITKVQLQGIPKDTKIIIDEKESNHDEYKKLNPNELENVHIMKDSNGGKPTIKFTTKEFARKNNLQSTTFSGKLVSEPRITVKGQPASGPSRITVKGEPGSEPARMTVKGEPDSEITQVIISNPGHTQNSKPGAAMVRGTLSKDGLKDKLVVIDGKIANKKAIDKLDNNQIEYLNQLDPQGGKALYGKKGEKGVVIIGTKSK
- a CDS encoding BlaI/MecI/CopY family transcriptional regulator codes for the protein MEKLTAQEEEAMLSIWQLNGGFVREILDNLKDKEMPYTTLASTIRNLEKKGFVKAVKYANAKRYEPILNAEEYKAKFMNSFVGDYFRNSYKEMVSFFVKEEKLSQKELEEIMDMIKNNKS
- a CDS encoding plastocyanin/azurin family copper-binding protein, producing MKTTFNIGTLALCSCLFLASCGNSEQPKSDSTDHSSHATEATATETPAPAAGPESAAPATSNTIVVESNDQMQFNVNELHVKAGEPISLTLKHVGTMKKEVMGHNLVVLKLGTDPIKFGEEAIKAQATDYVPATADVLAHTNLIGGGEESKIDFTLESPGTYDFICSFPGHLAVMKGKIIAE